The proteins below are encoded in one region of Paenarthrobacter ilicis:
- the nagB gene encoding glucosamine-6-phosphate deaminase translates to MEVVILPGTKQIGELAADAIEALVRRKPNAVLGLATGSSPLPIYDELASRYDAGGLDFSEAHGFALDEYVGLAAGHPESYREVIRREFTNRINIKPENVHGPDGAAADLEAACQAYEDAIKAAGGVDLQILGVGTDGHIGFNEPGSSLASRTRIKTLIEQTRKDNARFFDSIDDVPHHVVTQGLGTIMDARHVVLVATGAQKAQAVRDFVEGPVAAICAASILQMHPHATILVDEAAASSLKLADYYRHTYDNKPEWQGL, encoded by the coding sequence ATGGAAGTTGTCATTCTCCCTGGCACCAAGCAGATCGGCGAGCTCGCTGCCGACGCCATCGAGGCGCTGGTGCGCCGCAAGCCGAACGCAGTGCTGGGGCTTGCCACCGGATCTTCTCCCTTGCCCATCTACGATGAGCTCGCCAGCCGGTATGACGCCGGTGGCCTGGACTTCAGCGAAGCCCATGGATTTGCGCTGGATGAGTATGTGGGGCTTGCTGCCGGACATCCGGAGTCATACCGCGAAGTCATCCGCCGTGAGTTCACCAACCGCATCAACATCAAGCCGGAAAACGTCCACGGCCCGGATGGCGCCGCCGCAGACCTCGAGGCCGCCTGCCAGGCATATGAGGACGCCATTAAGGCTGCCGGGGGAGTGGACCTGCAGATCCTGGGAGTCGGAACCGACGGGCATATCGGCTTCAACGAGCCCGGGTCCTCGCTGGCCTCAAGGACGCGCATCAAGACCCTGATTGAGCAGACCCGCAAGGACAACGCCCGGTTCTTCGACAGCATTGATGATGTTCCCCACCATGTGGTGACGCAGGGCCTGGGAACCATCATGGATGCCCGCCATGTGGTGCTGGTGGCTACCGGGGCCCAGAAGGCCCAGGCCGTCCGGGACTTTGTGGAGGGTCCGGTGGCCGCGATCTGTGCAGCATCCATCCTGCAAATGCACCCGCACGCAACAATTTTGGTTGACGAGGCTGCGGCGTCGTCGCTGAAGTTGGCTGACTACTACCGGCACACCTACGACAACAAGCCGGAGTGGCAGGGGCTGTAA
- a CDS encoding transporter encodes MVAHLLSLKWRLLLNGFKRSPWQLVGMILGLLYALGVLTLLVGGLIALRWADPEIAHTVVVLGGAVAILGWAIIPLVASAADMTLDPSRFTTFAIPPRQLLTGLALAGFIGIPGMATLIAALGTVGTWWRSAPSVVGALLGAVLGVITCIVLSKVVTTATAGLASSRRFKDVSSIVLFIPLVLLGPIMGGVVSGVRGSADYLPVLARTIAWTPIGAAWSLGGDLAAGEVLAAGLKLLISLATIAALLWCWHILLQRALVTPPYSGSTSRKGGKLGLFGLLPGNPAGAVAARALVYWLKDPRYAASLVIVPLFPVLFFFSGSQSGNYGLLMILGPLTAFVMAWSISADVSYDNTAFALHLAAGVRGIDDRLGRAIACLAISLPVVLVFTVGPLFITGDWQWLPNLLGLSLGTLFTGLGLSSVVSARYNIAVPLPGDSPFKKPPGNVAQTLAVQFVGMGLLALLLVPELALVGVQIFSGGQESGWINLVVGPVLGIILFIVGVRLGGKWLDARGPEMFTQLSVNR; translated from the coding sequence ATGGTTGCGCACCTTCTAAGCCTGAAGTGGCGCCTGCTCCTTAACGGCTTCAAGCGCAGCCCATGGCAGTTGGTGGGCATGATTTTGGGCCTGCTGTACGCCCTGGGTGTTCTGACCCTCCTGGTTGGCGGCCTGATTGCCCTTCGATGGGCTGATCCAGAAATTGCCCACACGGTGGTGGTCCTGGGCGGTGCTGTGGCAATCCTTGGATGGGCCATTATCCCGCTGGTAGCTTCCGCAGCCGACATGACCCTGGACCCCTCGCGTTTTACGACCTTCGCCATTCCGCCACGGCAACTCCTGACCGGCCTGGCGTTGGCCGGTTTCATCGGAATCCCCGGCATGGCCACGTTGATCGCGGCCTTGGGAACGGTGGGGACCTGGTGGCGCAGCGCCCCGTCTGTGGTGGGTGCGCTGCTGGGAGCCGTCCTCGGCGTCATCACCTGCATAGTACTTTCGAAGGTGGTGACGACGGCGACTGCCGGGCTGGCGTCGTCGCGTCGTTTCAAGGACGTCAGCAGCATTGTCCTGTTCATCCCGCTGGTGCTTTTGGGCCCCATCATGGGAGGTGTGGTCAGCGGCGTGCGTGGCAGTGCAGATTACCTTCCGGTGCTGGCCCGGACCATCGCCTGGACGCCGATCGGAGCTGCCTGGTCCTTGGGTGGTGATCTGGCGGCGGGGGAGGTCCTCGCGGCCGGGCTGAAGTTGCTGATCTCCCTGGCAACCATTGCGGCACTTCTGTGGTGCTGGCACATCCTGCTGCAGCGGGCACTGGTGACTCCGCCATATTCGGGCAGTACGTCGCGCAAGGGTGGCAAGCTCGGCTTGTTCGGCCTCCTTCCCGGTAATCCTGCGGGTGCCGTGGCGGCGCGCGCGTTGGTCTACTGGCTCAAGGATCCGCGGTACGCGGCATCCTTGGTCATTGTGCCGCTGTTCCCCGTGTTGTTCTTCTTCAGTGGCTCGCAGAGCGGGAACTATGGGCTCCTCATGATCCTTGGCCCGCTGACGGCCTTCGTCATGGCCTGGTCCATTTCGGCGGATGTCTCCTACGACAACACGGCATTTGCCCTTCACCTGGCTGCCGGCGTCAGGGGTATTGATGACCGGCTGGGCCGCGCGATTGCCTGCCTGGCCATTTCCCTGCCCGTGGTGCTGGTGTTTACCGTTGGCCCACTCTTCATCACCGGTGACTGGCAGTGGTTGCCCAACCTGCTGGGACTGTCCCTGGGCACACTCTTTACCGGGCTCGGGTTGTCCTCAGTGGTTTCGGCCCGCTACAACATTGCCGTACCCCTGCCGGGTGACAGCCCTTTCAAGAAGCCACCAGGAAATGTGGCACAGACGCTGGCCGTACAGTTTGTGGGAATGGGGCTGCTGGCCCTGTTGCTGGTGCCCGAGCTCGCCTTGGTTGGCGTGCAGATTTTCAGCGGCGGGCAGGAGTCCGGATGGATCAACCTTGTGGTGGGTCCCGTCCTTGGCATTATCCTCTTCATTGTCGGTGTCCGTTTGGGCGGGAAGTGGTTGGATGCCCGGGGTCCGGAGATGTTCACGCAACTCAGTGTCAACCGATGA
- a CDS encoding ABC transporter ATP-binding protein yields MTEPRHEPMPMSEPPLNPSPGSQAPSALSIQGLAKRFGQKIAVDGVSLEVPAGSFYGMVGPNGAGKTTTLSMATGLLRPDFGTALVHGVDVWSRPLEAKKLMGVLPDGVRLFDRLTGEQLVTYSGLLRGMDRDVVGSRVAELLAALDLQGDAGTLVVDYSAGMTKKIALASALIHAPRLLVLDEPFESVDPVSAANIRGILESYVASGGTVIVSSHVMDLVQRMCSHVAVVAGGRVLAAGSVDEVRNGASLEERFVQLVGGGHRTEGLEWLRTF; encoded by the coding sequence ATGACGGAACCACGCCATGAACCCATGCCCATGTCCGAGCCGCCACTGAATCCTTCCCCTGGAAGCCAGGCTCCATCTGCCCTTTCCATCCAGGGCCTTGCCAAGCGCTTTGGTCAAAAGATCGCTGTCGATGGAGTCAGCCTTGAGGTACCCGCAGGATCCTTTTACGGGATGGTAGGGCCCAACGGCGCCGGCAAGACCACCACCCTGTCCATGGCTACGGGTCTCCTCCGCCCGGACTTCGGTACCGCCTTGGTGCACGGCGTGGATGTATGGTCCCGTCCGTTGGAAGCCAAGAAGCTTATGGGCGTGCTCCCGGATGGTGTGCGGCTGTTTGATCGCCTGACCGGTGAACAACTGGTGACCTACTCCGGCCTGCTCCGTGGCATGGACCGCGACGTCGTCGGATCGCGGGTGGCCGAGCTGCTGGCTGCCTTGGACCTCCAGGGCGACGCCGGAACCTTGGTTGTGGACTACTCAGCCGGCATGACCAAGAAGATTGCCCTTGCCTCCGCGTTGATCCATGCTCCGCGCCTGTTGGTCCTTGACGAGCCTTTCGAATCAGTGGATCCCGTATCGGCGGCGAACATCAGGGGCATCCTGGAGAGCTACGTAGCCTCGGGCGGCACTGTCATTGTGTCCAGCCACGTGATGGATCTGGTGCAGCGCATGTGCAGCCACGTAGCCGTGGTGGCCGGTGGCCGTGTTCTGGCCGCCGGATCCGTGGACGAAGTCCGGAACGGCGCCAGCCTGGAAGAGCGCTTTGTGCAATTGGTTGGCGGCGGGCACCGGACGGAGGGACTGGAATGGTTGCGCACCTTCTAA
- a CDS encoding NADH:flavin oxidoreductase/NADH oxidase translates to MPSALFTPLQLRSLTVPHRGWVSPMCQYSCTEDTGEGVPNDWHLMHLGSFAAGGAALILTEAAAVNAVGRISLLDAGLYSDQQAAGWERIVDFVHRHGAVDCKIGAQLAHAGRKASTYWPFASSSGSVPASDGGWVTAGPSESAFDGYAAPTAMTEQDIEAVIEDFAAAAARAVDVGFDTVEIHGAHGYLLHQFQSPLINTRTDSWGDDEDGRNRLMLAVVDAVRAVIPDSMPLLLRISATDWADGGVDVEASVRLARAAALRGVDLVDVSSGGAVAHQEIVAAPGYQTGFAEQVKRDAGVPTGAVGLLTHAAQAEDVVANGRADAVFLARAALRDPHWWLRAAHELGYPLPWVPQYQRAVPRHGF, encoded by the coding sequence GTGCCATCCGCCCTCTTCACCCCGCTGCAGCTGCGCTCCCTTACCGTTCCCCACCGCGGGTGGGTTTCGCCCATGTGCCAGTACAGCTGCACTGAGGATACGGGGGAGGGTGTCCCTAACGACTGGCACCTGATGCATTTGGGATCCTTCGCAGCCGGAGGTGCGGCGTTGATCCTCACCGAGGCGGCAGCTGTCAATGCTGTGGGCAGGATCAGTCTCCTGGACGCGGGCCTGTATTCCGACCAGCAGGCGGCCGGCTGGGAACGGATCGTGGATTTCGTCCACCGCCACGGCGCGGTGGACTGCAAAATCGGCGCCCAGCTGGCGCACGCAGGGCGTAAAGCGTCCACTTATTGGCCCTTCGCCTCTAGCTCGGGTTCGGTTCCTGCGTCCGACGGCGGATGGGTCACCGCAGGTCCCTCCGAGTCGGCCTTCGATGGCTATGCCGCCCCCACCGCCATGACGGAGCAGGACATCGAGGCTGTCATCGAGGACTTCGCTGCAGCGGCAGCCAGGGCTGTTGACGTCGGTTTTGACACCGTGGAAATCCACGGCGCCCACGGCTACCTGCTGCATCAATTCCAGAGCCCCCTCATCAATACCCGGACTGATTCCTGGGGAGATGACGAGGACGGGCGCAACAGGCTGATGCTCGCCGTAGTCGACGCCGTCCGCGCCGTCATCCCGGACTCCATGCCGTTGTTGCTGCGGATATCAGCCACCGATTGGGCTGACGGGGGAGTGGACGTGGAGGCTTCCGTTCGCCTGGCCCGGGCCGCAGCACTTCGCGGAGTGGATCTGGTGGATGTGTCCAGCGGCGGGGCCGTGGCGCACCAGGAGATCGTTGCTGCTCCGGGTTACCAGACAGGTTTCGCCGAACAGGTCAAGCGCGACGCCGGGGTCCCCACTGGCGCCGTTGGACTGCTCACCCATGCTGCGCAGGCCGAAGACGTGGTGGCGAATGGGCGTGCTGACGCGGTGTTCCTGGCACGCGCGGCGTTGCGTGATCCGCACTGGTGGCTAAGGGCAGCGCACGAGCTCGGCTATCCGCTTCCGTGGGTTCCGCAGTACCAGCGGGCCGTTCCCCGCCACGGCTTTTAG
- a CDS encoding tetratricopeptide repeat protein: MSSPGYRPSPAAASQLNLRGAVDLSSLRRPAAPPAPPAGSSGSPDAAPAAGGDTTGKAPLRVEATEGNFQDLVQLSAQIPVLFLLWSRYAAESPEVLAAAERVVEEYGGRLVLAAADVDSFPQLAQAFQVQAVPTAVAVIKGQPVPLFQGPADDGQIRDLVEELLKVAAANGVTGSIGDQAPGDPQEPEPLPPLHQAALEAIEAGDYTAAADAYKQALLDQPADADAKAGLAQVALMARLARLSAPDAEALRDLAANQPDNIDAQLGVADLDVSGGHIDDAFHRIIAFIGRNFGPERETARVRLLELFEVVGTHDERVAKARQGLAKVLF; encoded by the coding sequence ATGAGTTCGCCCGGATACCGACCATCTCCAGCCGCTGCCAGCCAGCTCAACTTGCGTGGTGCTGTTGACCTCTCGTCACTGCGCCGGCCTGCCGCACCGCCGGCACCCCCAGCCGGTTCGTCCGGTAGTCCGGATGCCGCTCCCGCTGCCGGTGGCGATACCACCGGCAAGGCGCCCCTAAGGGTCGAAGCCACCGAGGGGAACTTCCAGGATCTGGTGCAGTTGTCCGCCCAGATCCCGGTGCTCTTCCTCCTCTGGTCCCGCTACGCTGCGGAGTCCCCGGAGGTTCTTGCCGCAGCGGAGCGCGTTGTTGAGGAGTACGGTGGCAGGCTGGTGTTGGCCGCGGCCGACGTCGACTCTTTTCCCCAGCTGGCACAGGCTTTCCAGGTGCAGGCTGTCCCCACGGCAGTTGCGGTCATCAAGGGCCAGCCCGTCCCGTTGTTCCAGGGTCCTGCAGATGACGGACAGATCCGGGACCTGGTGGAAGAACTCCTCAAGGTTGCCGCCGCGAACGGAGTCACCGGAAGCATCGGCGACCAGGCACCTGGCGATCCGCAGGAGCCTGAACCCCTGCCACCGCTCCACCAGGCAGCCCTCGAAGCCATTGAGGCCGGGGACTACACCGCCGCCGCCGACGCCTACAAACAGGCTTTGCTGGACCAGCCCGCTGATGCTGACGCCAAGGCCGGCCTTGCGCAGGTGGCGCTGATGGCCCGGCTGGCGAGGCTCTCTGCTCCGGATGCCGAGGCACTCCGCGACCTTGCAGCGAACCAGCCGGACAACATCGACGCCCAGTTGGGAGTTGCCGATCTGGACGTCTCAGGTGGCCACATTGACGACGCGTTCCATCGGATCATCGCGTTCATCGGCCGGAACTTCGGCCCTGAGCGCGAGACCGCCCGTGTAAGGCTCCTGGAGCTGTTCGAGGTAGTGGGAACCCACGACGAAAGGGTCGCGAAAGCCCGTCAGGGACTGGCGAAGGTTCTCTTCTAG
- a CDS encoding AI-2E family transporter: protein MKEPLDPSHSNEPGSRAADRSSDGTTAAVPVRTGWLASLGRRLRQPIPGARDRVRFEMPPEDQSSNDSEDLRHEDDHGFGAPGPRMSSQHPLYVGFMGTAGVGVALAVFYIASNTTQLILWIVAALFIALGLDPVVRWLESRKVPRPAGILLSVSVLVLAVAGFFATLIPTIVEQVTEIVRQAPDWIREFLNSDFFRNVDSQFGIRDRITTELDKFVKDPEAMGGIFGGVVGFGSTVANGLFGSLIVLVLSLYFLAALPSMKKWAYRLAPRSRRPRVEALSEAITDSVGNYVIGQACVALLNAIFAFIVMTILGVPFSVLLAFVVLLLAFIPLVGGVIAAVVVILVSLTAGWQTAVVYAIAYFAYLQFEAYFISPRIMQRAVAVPGAVAVISVIAGGSLLGVLGALIAIPTAAAIMLLIKEVFIVRQDRH, encoded by the coding sequence GTGAAAGAACCCTTGGACCCCAGCCACTCCAACGAGCCCGGGTCACGTGCGGCAGACAGATCTTCGGATGGCACAACGGCCGCGGTTCCGGTCCGCACAGGATGGTTGGCCTCCCTCGGGAGACGATTGCGCCAACCCATCCCCGGGGCACGTGACAGGGTCCGGTTTGAGATGCCGCCGGAGGATCAGTCCTCCAACGACTCCGAAGACCTCCGCCACGAGGACGACCACGGATTTGGTGCTCCCGGTCCCCGCATGTCCTCCCAGCACCCCTTGTATGTGGGTTTCATGGGTACGGCCGGAGTCGGCGTGGCCTTGGCTGTGTTCTATATAGCCAGCAACACCACGCAGCTCATCCTGTGGATTGTGGCAGCCCTTTTCATCGCACTGGGTTTGGATCCGGTGGTTCGTTGGCTGGAATCGCGCAAGGTTCCACGGCCTGCGGGAATCCTGCTGTCCGTCTCCGTCCTGGTACTCGCTGTGGCCGGCTTTTTTGCCACCCTGATCCCCACGATTGTGGAGCAGGTGACGGAAATCGTGCGGCAGGCGCCGGACTGGATCCGCGAATTCCTCAACTCCGACTTTTTCCGCAACGTTGACAGCCAATTCGGCATCCGCGACCGTATCACCACGGAACTGGACAAGTTCGTCAAGGATCCCGAGGCCATGGGAGGCATCTTCGGAGGCGTGGTTGGCTTCGGTTCAACCGTGGCCAACGGCCTCTTTGGCTCCCTGATTGTCCTGGTACTGAGCCTGTACTTCCTGGCAGCCCTTCCGTCCATGAAAAAGTGGGCCTACCGGCTTGCACCGCGCTCGCGCCGGCCCCGCGTGGAGGCTCTGTCCGAGGCCATTACTGACTCGGTGGGCAATTACGTGATCGGGCAGGCCTGCGTTGCCCTGTTGAATGCCATCTTCGCTTTTATTGTGATGACCATTCTTGGCGTGCCATTCAGCGTTCTTTTGGCCTTCGTCGTTCTGCTTCTTGCGTTCATCCCCTTGGTGGGTGGCGTGATCGCGGCTGTGGTGGTCATTCTGGTATCGCTGACGGCGGGATGGCAGACCGCTGTTGTCTACGCCATCGCCTACTTCGCCTACCTGCAGTTCGAGGCCTACTTCATCTCCCCGCGCATTATGCAAAGGGCCGTTGCCGTTCCCGGTGCCGTCGCTGTGATTTCAGTGATCGCCGGCGGCAGCCTGCTGGGTGTCCTGGGAGCACTGATCGCCATTCCCACCGCAGCGGCCATCATGTTGCTGATCAAGGAAGTGTTCATCGTTCGCCAGGACCGCCACTAA
- a CDS encoding alpha/beta hydrolase, with translation MTFDPASFVFAPQDAPSEIRASTVLPARRENVEITTEDGKVLVGELALPESGAITATLITLHPLPTHGGFMDSHVYRKASYRLPALAGVAVLRFNTRGTSSPRGTSDGQFEEGIGERFDVEAAVRFAVERGLPNRWLVGWSFGTELALMYGAVEPVAGAIEGAVLLSPPLHRATDVHLKEWAASGKPLAVLVPEHDDYLQPAAAAERFSIVPQARLVGVDGAKHLWVGEKYAARVLDEIVDDVTPAGAGHAGLPREWAGPVANA, from the coding sequence ATGACTTTCGACCCCGCCTCGTTCGTGTTCGCCCCCCAGGATGCGCCGTCGGAGATCAGGGCCTCAACGGTCCTGCCCGCGCGGCGGGAGAACGTGGAAATCACCACGGAAGACGGCAAGGTGCTGGTGGGGGAGTTGGCCCTCCCGGAGTCCGGAGCGATCACAGCAACCCTGATTACCCTCCATCCACTGCCCACGCATGGCGGCTTCATGGATTCCCATGTTTACCGCAAGGCCTCGTACAGGCTTCCGGCGCTGGCCGGCGTCGCGGTGCTCCGCTTCAATACACGAGGCACGTCGTCCCCACGCGGTACCAGCGACGGTCAGTTCGAGGAGGGCATTGGCGAACGTTTCGACGTCGAGGCTGCCGTTCGGTTCGCCGTCGAACGAGGGCTTCCCAACCGCTGGCTGGTGGGATGGTCCTTCGGCACCGAGCTCGCGCTGATGTACGGAGCTGTGGAGCCCGTGGCAGGAGCGATTGAGGGGGCGGTCCTGCTTTCGCCGCCGCTGCACCGGGCAACGGACGTTCACCTCAAGGAGTGGGCGGCATCAGGGAAACCGCTGGCGGTGCTGGTTCCGGAGCACGACGACTACCTGCAACCCGCCGCAGCCGCGGAACGGTTCAGTATTGTTCCGCAGGCCAGGCTGGTGGGCGTGGACGGCGCAAAGCACCTGTGGGTCGGCGAAAAGTACGCCGCGCGTGTCCTGGATGAAATCGTCGACGACGTCACTCCGGCAGGTGCCGGACACGCCGGCCTGCCACGCGAGTGGGCAGGTCCGGTAGCCAACGCCTGA
- a CDS encoding ATP/GTP-binding protein — protein MPRSNRPRRNASSARPGQGGGKWAEPVPELDLERARSGIARRESAPDGDWMVRTMTARKAEKQYICPGCSTAIVPGIAHLVVWSDSHLFGQAAGLAERRHWHTNCWTGRTYRYR, from the coding sequence ATGCCCCGTTCCAACCGTCCCCGCCGCAACGCGTCCTCTGCCCGCCCGGGGCAGGGAGGCGGCAAGTGGGCAGAACCGGTGCCGGAGTTGGACTTGGAACGTGCCCGCAGTGGAATCGCGCGGCGCGAGAGTGCACCGGACGGTGACTGGATGGTGCGGACCATGACGGCCAGGAAAGCTGAAAAGCAGTACATCTGCCCGGGTTGTTCCACTGCGATTGTCCCTGGAATCGCGCATCTGGTGGTGTGGTCGGACAGCCACTTGTTCGGGCAGGCTGCTGGTTTGGCTGAGCGCCGGCACTGGCACACCAACTGCTGGACCGGCCGGACGTACCGTTACCGCTGA
- the nucS gene encoding endonuclease NucS, protein MRLVIARCSVDYVGRLKAHLPLATRLLLVKADGSVLVHSDGGSYKPLNWMSPPATLRVTSPEETDVEEGVIEQWTVQSAKTDDRLIINIYEHLHDTSHELGTDPGLIKDGVEADLQRLLAEQIETLGAGYSLIRREYFTAIGPVDILARDAKGATVAIELKRRGDIDGVEQLTRYLELLNRDPLLAPVRGIFAAQQIKPQAKVLANDRGIDCVTLDYDAMRGVDDSESRLF, encoded by the coding sequence GTGCGACTCGTCATAGCCCGTTGTTCTGTTGATTACGTTGGCCGCCTCAAGGCCCACCTCCCCCTGGCTACCCGCCTCCTGCTGGTCAAAGCCGATGGCTCGGTCCTGGTGCATTCCGATGGCGGTTCCTATAAACCGCTGAACTGGATGAGCCCACCAGCCACGCTGCGCGTCACCTCACCCGAGGAGACCGACGTGGAAGAGGGCGTGATCGAGCAGTGGACTGTGCAGTCCGCCAAAACCGACGACCGGCTCATCATCAACATCTACGAGCACCTGCACGACACCTCGCATGAGCTGGGCACGGATCCGGGACTCATCAAGGACGGCGTCGAAGCGGATCTGCAGCGGCTCCTCGCTGAGCAGATCGAGACCCTCGGCGCCGGGTATTCGCTGATCCGCCGGGAATACTTCACGGCCATCGGCCCCGTGGACATCCTTGCGCGGGATGCCAAGGGAGCCACGGTGGCGATCGAACTGAAACGCCGCGGCGACATCGACGGCGTCGAGCAGCTGACCCGGTACTTGGAACTCCTCAACCGGGACCCCCTGCTGGCCCCCGTGCGCGGTATCTTCGCAGCCCAGCAAATCAAGCCGCAGGCCAAGGTCCTGGCCAACGATCGCGGCATCGACTGCGTGACCCTGGACTATGACGCCATGCGCGGCGTGGATGACAGCGAGTCCCGCCTCTTCTGA
- a CDS encoding N-acetylglucosamine-6-phosphate deacetylase, with protein sequence MTAADRYSGPSAPSHQIIKGTLVSDGQVVEDGLLALEGDRIAYAGPAQGFDTDAHEGFGGAVRLGVPSGSFLLPGLVDVHCHGGNGGDFPGGDEDSARKAADFLHRSGTTTFLASMVTAPREDLLRGIKTFVKLVDEGLVAGIHLEGPFLSHARCGAQNPAYLLEPDLDLMAELVGAADGKLTTMTYAPELPGAGALVDLMTSHGVTPSLGHTDCDDATAAMSLAAARDGLELAGFDGVSSLPTVTHLFNGMPPLHHRAPGPVAACLRMAQEGKAVVELIADGTHLDPSTVATVFQLVGAANILLVTDSMAAAGLSDGSYMLGPSPVTVRDGVATLDATGSIAGGTATLLDVVRKTVDAGVSLTDAVHSATAVPAAVLGLSDEIGGLRRGLRADVIVTDQDLELTGVLRNGQWLHG encoded by the coding sequence ATGACTGCCGCAGATCGTTATTCAGGACCCTCAGCGCCAAGCCACCAAATCATCAAGGGAACGCTGGTCAGCGATGGCCAGGTGGTGGAAGATGGCCTGCTGGCCCTGGAAGGCGACCGGATCGCTTATGCAGGTCCGGCACAGGGTTTTGATACCGATGCCCATGAAGGATTCGGTGGCGCCGTGCGCTTGGGGGTCCCGAGCGGCAGTTTCCTTCTGCCGGGACTCGTTGACGTCCACTGCCACGGCGGCAATGGCGGGGACTTCCCCGGAGGAGACGAAGATTCGGCGCGCAAGGCGGCCGATTTCCTGCACCGCTCCGGCACCACGACATTCTTGGCCAGCATGGTCACCGCGCCCCGGGAAGATCTTCTCCGCGGCATCAAAACGTTCGTGAAGCTTGTCGATGAAGGCCTGGTGGCCGGAATCCACCTTGAGGGCCCCTTCCTCTCCCATGCGAGGTGCGGTGCGCAGAATCCCGCGTATCTGTTGGAGCCGGACCTGGACCTCATGGCGGAGCTGGTCGGGGCCGCCGACGGCAAGTTGACCACCATGACCTACGCTCCTGAGCTGCCGGGTGCCGGTGCGCTGGTTGACCTGATGACATCGCACGGAGTGACGCCTTCGCTGGGACATACAGACTGCGACGACGCGACGGCGGCAATGTCGCTCGCGGCAGCCCGCGACGGTCTGGAGCTTGCAGGGTTCGACGGCGTCAGCTCGCTTCCCACCGTGACGCACCTTTTCAATGGGATGCCGCCGCTCCATCACCGTGCTCCAGGACCCGTGGCGGCCTGCCTGCGAATGGCCCAGGAAGGAAAAGCCGTGGTGGAACTCATCGCAGACGGAACCCACCTGGATCCCAGCACCGTAGCCACCGTTTTCCAGCTGGTAGGTGCTGCCAACATCCTTCTGGTCACGGACTCCATGGCCGCCGCCGGCTTGTCCGATGGCAGCTACATGCTCGGGCCTTCTCCTGTCACTGTCCGGGACGGGGTGGCCACACTGGATGCCACCGGCTCCATTGCGGGTGGTACCGCCACCTTGCTTGACGTGGTTCGCAAAACCGTCGACGCCGGCGTATCCCTGACCGATGCCGTCCATTCCGCAACAGCAGTTCCCGCGGCCGTCCTGGGACTGTCCGACGAAATCGGTGGATTGCGGCGCGGGCTGAGGGCAGATGTCATCGTCACCGATCAGGACCTCGAGCTCACCGGCGTACTCCGCAATGGCCAATGGCTTCACGGGTAA
- a CDS encoding cold-shock protein yields MAQGTVKWFNAEKGFGFITPDDSDGDVFVHYSEIQTGGFKTLDENQRVQFEIGQGAKGPQATGVTVV; encoded by the coding sequence ATGGCACAGGGAACCGTCAAGTGGTTCAACGCTGAAAAGGGCTTCGGCTTCATTACCCCGGATGACTCGGATGGCGACGTCTTCGTTCACTACTCCGAAATCCAGACCGGCGGCTTCAAGACCCTCGACGAGAACCAGCGCGTTCAGTTCGAAATCGGTCAGGGCGCCAAGGGTCCCCAGGCAACCGGCGTCACCGTCGTCTAG